A DNA window from Thiobacillus denitrificans ATCC 25259 contains the following coding sequences:
- a CDS encoding ABC transporter ATP-binding protein, producing MSGDYAIDVQGLSKSFGRKRVVNDLSLRVEAGEIYGFLGPNGSGKTTTIRMLCGLLTPDEGQGTCLGFDVLRQSAEIKKQVGYMTQRFSFYEDLTIRENLDFVARLYAMPERKQAVEAGMEDLGLADRANQLAGTLSGGWKQRLALAACMLHRPKLLLLDEPTAGVDPKARRDFWDEIHRLAGRGISALVSTHYMDEAARCHRLAYIAFGNLLASGTPEELIAQSGLSTFLVKDDDPALAPRLRELPGVQQVVAMGNVYSVSGEDGASIERSLAALPALRFERAETGLEQVFIRLMDTVQDPLP from the coding sequence ATGAGTGGCGATTACGCCATCGACGTGCAGGGCCTGAGCAAATCCTTCGGCCGCAAACGCGTCGTCAACGATCTGAGCCTGCGCGTCGAAGCGGGCGAGATCTACGGTTTCCTGGGCCCCAACGGCAGCGGCAAGACGACCACCATCCGCATGCTCTGCGGCCTGCTGACCCCGGACGAAGGCCAGGGCACCTGCCTCGGCTTCGACGTGCTCCGGCAAAGCGCCGAGATCAAGAAGCAGGTCGGCTACATGACCCAGCGCTTCAGCTTCTACGAGGACCTCACGATCCGCGAGAATCTCGACTTCGTCGCGCGGCTCTATGCGATGCCGGAACGCAAGCAGGCAGTCGAAGCCGGCATGGAAGACCTGGGCCTCGCCGATCGCGCGAACCAGCTCGCGGGCACGCTTTCCGGTGGCTGGAAGCAACGGCTCGCGCTGGCCGCGTGCATGCTCCATCGGCCCAAGCTCCTGCTGCTCGACGAACCGACGGCCGGCGTCGACCCCAAGGCACGGCGCGACTTCTGGGACGAAATCCACCGCCTCGCCGGCCGCGGCATCAGCGCGCTCGTGTCGACCCACTACATGGACGAAGCGGCGCGCTGCCATCGCCTCGCCTATATCGCGTTCGGCAACCTGCTCGCCTCCGGCACGCCCGAAGAACTCATCGCCCAAAGCGGCCTCTCGACCTTTCTCGTGAAAGACGACGACCCCGCGCTGGCACCGCGCCTTCGCGAATTGCCCGGGGTGCAGCAGGTCGTCGCGATGGGCAACGTCTATAGCGTGAGCGGCGAGGATGGGGCATCGATCGAACGCAGCCTCGCCGCCCTGCCGGCGCTGCGGTTCGAGCGTGCCGAAACAGGGCTGGAACAGGTCTTCATCCGGCTCATGGACACCGTGCAGGACCCGCTGCCGTGA
- a CDS encoding HlyD family secretion protein produces the protein MNLHLAPLRLLFVALLAGCQAADEDRFQGYVEGEPVLVAAQQSGQLTSLQVRRGDMIATGAPLFSQDAATEAASLGEARAQLAQAQAQFGNLATGKRPPEIAAIAAREREAEARRELSAAHLARQEALVAKGFISAQALDEARAQLARDEASVAQTRAELATARLPGRRDERAGARAAVSASQAALEQSAIRLEQKSQRAPVGGSVQDVFFRVGEWATPGQAVVSILPPQNIKVRFFIPEPRLGALRTGQGVAIHCDGCGAGIPATIRFVSASAEYTPPVLYSEKNRHRLVYLVEAWPAAGDAARLHPGQPVSVALDSGKR, from the coding sequence ATGAACCTGCATCTCGCTCCCCTTCGGCTCCTGTTCGTGGCATTGCTGGCCGGTTGCCAGGCGGCCGACGAGGACCGGTTTCAAGGCTATGTCGAAGGCGAGCCGGTCCTGGTCGCAGCGCAGCAAAGCGGCCAGTTGACCTCACTGCAGGTGCGACGCGGCGACATGATTGCGACGGGCGCGCCGCTTTTCAGCCAGGATGCGGCGACCGAAGCCGCCAGCCTCGGCGAGGCCCGCGCGCAGCTGGCACAGGCGCAGGCTCAGTTCGGCAATCTCGCGACCGGCAAGCGACCGCCCGAGATCGCGGCGATCGCCGCCCGCGAGCGCGAGGCCGAGGCGCGGCGGGAGCTGTCCGCCGCCCACCTCGCGCGTCAGGAGGCCCTGGTCGCGAAGGGCTTCATCAGCGCCCAAGCCCTCGACGAGGCGCGCGCGCAACTCGCGCGCGACGAGGCCAGCGTCGCGCAAACGCGGGCCGAACTCGCGACCGCGCGCCTGCCGGGCCGCCGCGACGAGCGCGCCGGTGCCCGCGCGGCGGTGTCGGCGAGCCAGGCCGCGCTCGAGCAAAGCGCAATCAGGCTCGAGCAGAAATCGCAGCGCGCCCCCGTGGGCGGTTCGGTGCAGGACGTGTTTTTCCGGGTGGGCGAATGGGCGACGCCGGGGCAGGCGGTGGTCTCGATCCTGCCGCCGCAAAACATCAAGGTCCGATTCTTCATTCCGGAACCCCGCCTCGGCGCGCTGCGGACCGGGCAAGGCGTCGCGATCCACTGCGACGGCTGCGGCGCCGGGATCCCCGCCACGATCCGCTTCGTCAGCGCCTCCGCCGAATACACGCCGCCCGTGCTGTACAGCGAAAAGAACCGCCATCGGCTCGTCTACCTCGTCGAAGCCTGGCCGGCCGCCGGGGACGCCGCGCGGCTGCACCCGGGGCAGCCCGTGAGCGTCGCCCTCGACAGCGGCAAACGATGA
- the ppk1 gene encoding polyphosphate kinase 1, whose translation MNLPSPDTLINRELGILGFQRRVLAQAEDPAVPLLERLRFLCIVSSNLDEFFEVRVAGLKEQIRADSTRTSPDGLTPRQQFRAVADAAHLLVARQYALFNEDLIPELAAHGIHFIRRTQWDEAQAAWIRDYFFNELMPVLTPVGLDPSHPFPRVLNKSLNFAVELSGRDAFGRNSGAAVVQAPRSLPRVIRLPPEIAGAEYGFVFLSSILHAHVGELFAGMTVQGCYQFRVTRNSDLFVDEEENKNLRQSLQGELPQRHFGAAVRLEVADNCSPEMAAFLLAQFELDADDLYQERGPVNLVRLMQVPDWVERPDLKFTPFVPALPARLAKQDDIFAHIRKNDILLHHPFESFQPVIDFIEQAAADPAVVAIRQTVYRTGTDSQLMQALIRAAQSGKEVTVVVELMARFDEEANINWAARLEETGAHVIYGVVGHKTHAKLALVVRREEGKLRRYVHLGTGNYHARTARLYTDFGLLTADEAISADVASLFTQITGLGKAGKLKRLWQSPFTLHSEVIAAINREAGFAAAGKPAAIVAKMNALVEPQVIAALYAASQAGVRIDLVIRGVCALRPGIPGLSETIRVRSVVGRFLEHSRIFYFRNGGDEQVYLSSADWMDRNFFRRIETSFPILNPKLKKRVINEGLTPYLRDNVQAWDMQPDGSYRRRTKRGAKAYCAQCALLALLTTPS comes from the coding sequence ATGAACCTGCCCAGCCCCGACACACTCATCAATCGCGAACTCGGCATTCTCGGCTTCCAGCGCCGGGTCCTCGCCCAGGCCGAGGACCCGGCCGTACCGCTGCTCGAGCGGCTGCGCTTTCTGTGCATCGTGTCGAGCAACCTCGACGAGTTCTTCGAGGTGCGCGTCGCCGGCCTCAAGGAACAGATCCGCGCCGATTCGACCCGCACCTCGCCCGACGGCCTGACGCCGCGCCAGCAGTTCCGCGCCGTGGCGGACGCCGCGCACCTGCTCGTCGCGCGCCAATACGCGCTCTTCAACGAGGACCTCATTCCGGAACTCGCCGCGCACGGCATCCATTTCATCCGCCGCACGCAGTGGGACGAGGCCCAGGCGGCGTGGATACGCGACTATTTCTTCAACGAACTGATGCCGGTGCTGACGCCGGTCGGCCTCGACCCTTCGCACCCGTTTCCGCGCGTGCTCAACAAGAGCCTCAATTTCGCCGTCGAACTGTCGGGGCGCGATGCCTTCGGCCGCAATTCGGGCGCTGCCGTCGTGCAGGCGCCACGCTCGCTGCCGCGCGTGATCCGTCTGCCGCCCGAGATCGCCGGCGCCGAGTACGGCTTCGTCTTCCTGTCTTCGATCCTGCACGCGCACGTCGGCGAACTCTTCGCCGGGATGACGGTGCAGGGCTGCTACCAGTTCCGCGTCACGCGCAACTCGGACCTCTTCGTCGACGAGGAGGAAAACAAGAACCTGCGTCAGTCGCTGCAGGGCGAGTTGCCGCAGCGCCACTTCGGCGCCGCCGTGCGCCTCGAGGTCGCCGACAACTGCTCGCCGGAGATGGCGGCCTTCCTGCTCGCCCAGTTCGAGCTCGACGCCGACGACCTCTACCAGGAACGCGGCCCGGTCAACCTCGTGCGGCTCATGCAGGTGCCGGACTGGGTCGAGCGGCCCGACCTCAAGTTCACGCCCTTCGTCCCCGCGCTGCCGGCGCGGCTCGCCAAGCAGGACGACATCTTTGCGCACATCCGCAAGAACGACATCCTGCTGCATCACCCCTTCGAATCCTTCCAGCCGGTCATCGACTTCATCGAACAGGCCGCCGCCGATCCCGCCGTCGTCGCGATCCGCCAGACCGTCTACCGTACCGGCACCGATTCGCAGCTCATGCAGGCGCTGATCCGCGCCGCCCAGTCCGGCAAGGAAGTCACGGTCGTCGTCGAACTGATGGCGCGCTTCGACGAAGAGGCCAACATCAACTGGGCGGCCAGGCTCGAGGAAACCGGCGCCCACGTGATCTACGGCGTCGTCGGCCACAAGACCCACGCCAAGCTCGCGCTCGTCGTGCGCCGCGAGGAAGGCAAGCTCAGGCGCTACGTCCACCTCGGCACCGGCAACTACCACGCGCGCACCGCGCGGCTCTACACCGACTTCGGCCTGCTCACCGCCGACGAGGCGATCAGCGCCGACGTCGCGAGTCTCTTCACCCAGATCACCGGGCTCGGCAAGGCCGGCAAGCTCAAACGCCTGTGGCAGTCGCCGTTCACGTTGCACAGCGAGGTCATCGCCGCGATCAACCGCGAGGCCGGATTCGCCGCCGCCGGCAAGCCCGCCGCGATCGTCGCCAAGATGAACGCGCTGGTCGAGCCGCAGGTCATCGCCGCGCTCTACGCCGCGAGCCAGGCCGGCGTCCGGATCGATCTCGTCATCCGCGGCGTCTGCGCGCTGCGCCCGGGCATCCCGGGCCTCTCGGAGACAATCCGCGTTCGCTCGGTGGTCGGGCGCTTTCTCGAGCACTCGCGGATCTTCTACTTCCGCAACGGCGGCGACGAGCAGGTCTACCTGTCGTCGGCCGACTGGATGGACCGCAACTTCTTCCGCCGCATCGAGACGAGCTTTCCCATCCTTAACCCCAAGCTGAAAAAGCGCGTCATCAACGAAGGCCTCACGCCCTATCTGCGCGACAACGTCCAGGCCTGGGATATGCAGCCCGACGGCAGCTACCGCCGCCGCACCAAGCGCGGCGCGAAAGCCTATTGCGCGCAGTGCGCACTGCTGGCGCTGCTGACGACCCCCAGCTGA
- a CDS encoding CYTH and CHAD domain-containing protein, with product MAAAHPLEIELKLALPPGQVEAFRKKMARRRAGRGTRSAPQQQALVTRYFDTPDFDLAARGVALRVRQAGAVWLQTLKTASASHGGLSRRVEFEMPLDGDALDWARFPPEARDYVPEALRAQVRPLFETGFERTTWQVASDNGDRIEVALDLGTIRTLEAPALEGEVGERTLPLCEIELELKAGEPDALFVLALEWAEAFDCVPLDASKAARGIALVRGEVPGATGAQALALDAGMRVEEGFAATCQACLEHFQANLHGLLESDEVEFVHQARVALRRLRAALRLYRGICVPPDELAAVVRELAAALGPARDWDVFCSETLPAIAPHYPDTALWQQRGETLDARRAAVRAEMHATLRAARPGRWLLAMQRWLQQAGWRSDPSGRPFAPAQRDAQQAPLEAFARGALDNGERRIARRARKFSKASAARRHALRIAIKRQRYAAEFFEALFDATGKRRRRRARYVAALREAQDSLGRANDLRTATRLLQEVDAGATGAFALGWLAAQQAGAGVGQSAGPVRAVLKAKTYW from the coding sequence ATGGCCGCCGCGCATCCGCTCGAAATCGAGCTCAAGCTGGCCTTGCCGCCCGGGCAGGTCGAGGCGTTCCGCAAGAAGATGGCGCGGCGCCGGGCGGGCAGGGGCACGCGCAGTGCGCCGCAGCAGCAGGCGCTCGTGACGCGCTATTTCGATACGCCCGACTTCGACCTCGCCGCCCGCGGCGTCGCGCTCCGCGTCCGTCAGGCCGGCGCGGTCTGGCTGCAGACCCTGAAGACCGCGAGCGCGTCACACGGCGGGCTGTCGCGGCGCGTCGAGTTCGAAATGCCGCTCGACGGCGACGCACTCGACTGGGCCCGGTTTCCGCCCGAGGCGCGCGACTACGTGCCCGAGGCGCTGCGCGCGCAGGTGCGGCCGCTGTTCGAAACCGGCTTCGAGCGGACGACCTGGCAGGTCGCGTCCGACAACGGCGACCGCATCGAGGTCGCGCTCGATCTCGGCACTATCCGCACGCTGGAGGCCCCCGCCCTTGAAGGCGAGGTCGGCGAGCGGACGCTGCCGCTGTGCGAAATCGAACTCGAACTCAAGGCCGGCGAGCCCGACGCGCTGTTTGTGCTTGCCCTCGAATGGGCCGAGGCCTTCGATTGCGTGCCGCTCGACGCGAGCAAGGCTGCGCGCGGGATCGCGCTCGTGCGCGGCGAGGTCCCCGGTGCGACCGGGGCCCAAGCGCTCGCGCTCGACGCAGGCATGCGCGTCGAGGAGGGCTTCGCCGCGACCTGCCAGGCCTGCCTCGAACATTTCCAGGCGAACCTGCACGGCCTGCTCGAGTCGGACGAGGTCGAGTTCGTGCATCAGGCGCGCGTCGCCTTGCGCCGGCTGCGCGCCGCGCTGCGGCTGTACCGCGGGATCTGCGTCCCGCCCGACGAACTGGCCGCCGTCGTGCGCGAGCTCGCAGCCGCGCTCGGGCCCGCCCGCGACTGGGATGTATTCTGCAGCGAGACGCTGCCGGCGATCGCGCCTCATTACCCGGACACCGCGTTGTGGCAGCAGCGGGGCGAGACGCTGGATGCGCGCCGCGCCGCGGTCCGTGCCGAGATGCACGCGACCCTGCGCGCGGCTCGCCCGGGACGCTGGCTTCTCGCGATGCAGCGCTGGCTGCAGCAGGCGGGCTGGCGCAGCGACCCGTCGGGGCGCCCCTTTGCGCCCGCACAGCGCGACGCCCAGCAGGCGCCGCTTGAAGCCTTTGCGCGTGGCGCGCTCGACAACGGAGAACGCCGGATCGCCCGTCGCGCGCGCAAATTCAGTAAGGCCTCGGCGGCGCGACGCCATGCGCTGCGCATCGCGATCAAGCGGCAGCGGTACGCCGCCGAATTTTTCGAGGCCCTGTTCGACGCGACGGGCAAGCGGCGTCGGCGGCGGGCGCGCTACGTCGCGGCGCTGCGCGAGGCGCAGGACAGCCTGGGGCGCGCGAACGACCTGCGCACCGCGACGCGGCTGTTGCAGGAAGTCGATGCGGGCGCCACGGGCGCTTTTGCGCTCGGCTGGCTCGCGGCGCAGCAGGCGGGCGCCGGTGTCGGACAGAGCGCAGGGCCGGTGCGCGCCGTGTTGAAAGCGAAAACCTACTGGTAG
- a CDS encoding SixA phosphatase family protein, which yields MELILWRHAEAEDTSPDMTRALTGRGRKQAARMADWLNPRLPQDIRVLVSPATRAVQTAQALGRYYDQLPELAPGAGVDAVLAAAGWPDGAYPVLIVGHQPTLGQVALHLLAGQEGDVAMRKGGIWWFQNRERNGRLQVVLRAVASPDWL from the coding sequence ATGGAACTCATCTTGTGGCGCCACGCCGAGGCCGAAGACACGAGCCCCGACATGACCCGCGCGCTGACCGGTCGCGGCCGCAAGCAGGCCGCCCGCATGGCCGACTGGCTCAACCCGCGGCTGCCACAGGACATCCGCGTTCTGGTCAGCCCGGCGACACGCGCGGTCCAGACCGCGCAGGCGCTCGGCCGCTATTACGACCAGCTGCCCGAACTCGCGCCGGGTGCGGGCGTCGACGCGGTGCTCGCGGCGGCAGGCTGGCCGGACGGCGCCTACCCCGTGCTGATCGTCGGCCATCAGCCCACGCTCGGGCAGGTCGCGCTTCATCTGCTGGCCGGCCAGGAGGGCGACGTCGCGATGCGCAAGGGCGGAATCTGGTGGTTCCAGAACCGCGAACGCAACGGGCGCCTGCAGGTCGTGCTGCGCGCGGTCGCCAGTCCGGACTGGCTGTGA
- the fliF gene encoding flagellar basal-body MS-ring/collar protein FliF encodes MPAGLSFLRELVAEASPWRRLTLALLILVPLGALAAAYIWFNPPAYRVLYGQLSDRVGGEVIGALEQLGIPYRLSAGDGRIEVPVDTLHVARYRLAALGLPRSDADVEADVERAPSFGLSSLQQQQRQQRALEHELARSIQSLEAVELARVHLALPKVSPFLRDAPRATAAVLVRLRPRAQLSTEQVTTIQTLVAAAVPRMKRADVQVLDPRGVVLGGAAPEIEPSLRVALEQDLARRALAVLTPWLGAERVSVQVTATLEDATTRETVERMRRVAGEGQARPLEKTVRTTVEPEGRIRRIDAIVILAFDAAPDEIRKADELARQALGLQPARGDALNVYALPLARRHGRRRRWSRSLQPRRCRSRWSRPWPARSSSAAGS; translated from the coding sequence GTGCCGGCCGGGCTGAGCTTCCTGCGCGAGCTTGTCGCGGAGGCGAGCCCGTGGCGCCGCCTCACGCTCGCCCTGCTGATTCTCGTGCCGCTCGGCGCGCTTGCTGCCGCCTACATCTGGTTCAATCCCCCCGCTTATCGCGTGCTGTACGGGCAGTTGTCCGATCGTGTCGGCGGCGAGGTGATTGGCGCGCTCGAACAGCTCGGCATTCCCTACCGCCTCTCCGCCGGCGACGGCCGCATCGAAGTGCCGGTCGACACTTTGCACGTCGCGCGCTATCGCCTTGCGGCGCTCGGGCTGCCGCGCTCGGACGCCGACGTCGAGGCCGACGTCGAGCGGGCGCCGAGCTTCGGCCTGTCGTCGTTGCAGCAACAGCAACGCCAGCAGCGCGCGCTGGAACACGAGCTTGCGCGCTCGATCCAGTCGCTCGAGGCGGTCGAGCTTGCGCGCGTCCATCTCGCGCTTCCCAAGGTCTCGCCCTTCCTGCGTGACGCGCCGCGCGCCACCGCGGCGGTGCTGGTGCGTCTGCGCCCGCGTGCGCAACTGTCGACCGAGCAGGTGACGACGATCCAGACGCTGGTCGCAGCCGCGGTGCCGCGCATGAAGCGCGCCGACGTCCAGGTGCTCGACCCGCGCGGCGTCGTGCTCGGCGGCGCTGCGCCGGAAATCGAGCCCTCGCTGCGCGTGGCGCTCGAGCAGGATCTGGCGCGGCGCGCGCTCGCCGTGCTGACGCCATGGCTCGGCGCGGAGCGCGTCAGCGTGCAGGTGACGGCGACCCTCGAGGACGCCACCACGCGCGAGACCGTCGAGCGCATGCGCCGGGTAGCGGGCGAGGGACAGGCCCGGCCGCTCGAAAAGACGGTGCGTACGACGGTCGAGCCCGAAGGCCGGATCCGCCGCATCGACGCAATCGTCATCCTCGCTTTCGACGCTGCGCCGGACGAGATCCGCAAGGCCGACGAATTGGCGCGGCAGGCGTTGGGCCTGCAGCCTGCGCGCGGCGACGCCCTGAACGTCTATGCACTGCCGCTCGCGCGCCGCCACGGCCGGCGCCGCCGGTGGTCGAGAAGCCTGCAGCCTCGCCGGTGTCGCTCGCGCTGGTCGCGGCCCTGGCCGGCGCGCTCGTCCTCGGCGGCTGGCAGTTAA
- a CDS encoding flagellar motor switch protein FliG, with product MSQAGTQKAAALLLALGEEATAAVLRYLSPLEVGRLGAAMRELEVLPRERVREILRDYHAEAAEQTGFAADTGRFLDETLKRALSPERAQMLLQRLGAGTAQALEKLAWREPTEIAGLLETQPPQLIAVVCARLPRDVAAAVLELLPGKTRADTLSSLAHSDVPDGDMLGELDDWLATLDQGESAQGEAAAARLLGQMSPGSVEAALSQLDQNDAGLAARLRARNLVFEDLVRLPEPGRKAFLRNVGARTLLHALKGSDGRVFAALAAVMSPTAARRMKDDLDTLGAVPVTAIQAAQDEAGATLRRLVAEGAIDYPEEETV from the coding sequence ATGAGCCAGGCCGGCACGCAAAAAGCCGCGGCGCTGCTGCTCGCCCTCGGCGAGGAGGCGACGGCTGCGGTGCTCCGTTACCTGAGCCCGCTCGAAGTCGGGCGGCTCGGTGCCGCGATGCGTGAGCTCGAGGTGCTGCCGCGCGAACGCGTGCGCGAAATCCTCCGTGACTACCACGCCGAAGCCGCCGAGCAGACCGGATTCGCCGCCGACACCGGGCGTTTCCTCGACGAGACGCTGAAGCGTGCGCTGAGCCCCGAGCGCGCCCAGATGCTGCTGCAGCGTCTCGGCGCGGGCACGGCGCAGGCGCTGGAAAAACTCGCGTGGCGAGAGCCGACCGAGATCGCCGGCCTGCTCGAAACGCAGCCGCCGCAACTGATCGCGGTCGTGTGCGCGCGTCTGCCGCGCGACGTCGCGGCCGCCGTGCTCGAACTGCTGCCGGGCAAGACGCGCGCCGACACGCTCTCGAGCCTCGCGCATAGCGACGTGCCCGACGGCGACATGCTCGGCGAGCTCGACGACTGGCTCGCGACGCTCGATCAGGGCGAGTCGGCGCAGGGCGAGGCCGCCGCGGCGCGCCTGCTCGGCCAGATGAGCCCGGGCAGCGTCGAGGCGGCGCTCAGCCAGCTCGACCAGAACGATGCAGGGCTCGCCGCGCGGCTGCGCGCACGCAACTTGGTCTTCGAAGACCTCGTGCGGCTGCCCGAGCCGGGGCGCAAGGCCTTCTTGCGCAACGTCGGCGCGCGCACGCTTCTGCATGCACTCAAGGGCAGCGACGGACGGGTGTTCGCGGCGCTCGCCGCAGTGATGAGCCCGACCGCCGCGCGGCGGATGAAGGACGATCTCGACACCCTCGGCGCCGTGCCGGTGACGGCGATCCAGGCGGCACAGGACGAGGCCGGTGCGACCTTGCGGCGACTCGTCGCCGAGGGCGCGATCGATTACCCCGAGGAGGAGACGGTATGA
- a CDS encoding flagellar assembly protein FliH gives MSLGDKPSDDATAFEQWEVVEAAPASPAAPAVDPEAELARLRETAHAEGYAEGMAAGRAAGEQACGRMKQLVESFSATLDNLDFRLADMVLDLALDVARQVVAGELAVRPERILDVVNLALKQMAETSREARLLLHPDDAALVRPHLDQVLDKNRLRIVEDVRMVRGGCMIETGQGDLDGTLPARWRQVVQVLGSNQNWLE, from the coding sequence ATGAGCCTGGGCGACAAGCCGTCGGACGACGCCACCGCCTTCGAGCAGTGGGAGGTCGTGGAGGCCGCGCCGGCGAGCCCGGCGGCTCCTGCGGTCGACCCCGAAGCCGAACTCGCGCGCCTGCGCGAGACCGCACACGCCGAAGGTTACGCGGAGGGAATGGCCGCCGGCCGCGCCGCCGGCGAGCAGGCCTGCGGGCGTATGAAGCAGCTCGTCGAAAGCTTTTCGGCGACACTCGACAACCTCGATTTCCGCCTCGCCGACATGGTGCTCGACCTGGCGCTCGACGTCGCGCGCCAGGTCGTCGCCGGCGAACTCGCGGTGCGTCCGGAGCGCATCCTCGACGTCGTCAACCTCGCGCTCAAGCAGATGGCCGAGACCAGCCGGGAGGCGCGTCTGCTGCTGCATCCGGACGACGCCGCGCTGGTGCGGCCGCATCTCGACCAGGTGCTCGACAAGAACCGGCTGCGCATCGTCGAGGACGTGCGCATGGTGCGCGGCGGCTGCATGATCGAAACCGGACAGGGCGATCTCGACGGCACACTGCCGGCGCGCTGGCGCCAGGTCGTGCAGGTCCTCGGCTCCAATCAGAACTGGCTCGAATAG
- the fliI gene encoding flagellar protein export ATPase FliI, translating to MDRIVRLREYLADCRRATGWATPIAASGRLTRVSGLVMEAVGLRMPVGSQCHIQIPGGQSIEAEVAGFAGDRLFIMPATDIYGVMPGARVVPDNPLAAQPPRLGMRYIPRRRAQDRVRQVPVGDSLLGRVLDGAGRPLDGIGPLSLERRVPLYSRPINPLERAPIRETLDVGVRAINGLLTVGRGQRLGLFAGSGVGKSVLLGMMARMTEADVVVVGLIGERGREVKEFIDRILGAEGMARAVVVAAPADHPPLMRLNGAAYAMSIAEYFRDQGKHVLLIMDSLTRYAMAQREVALAIGEPPATKGYPPSVFAKLPQLAERAGNGRSGSGSITAFFTVLMEGDDQQDPIADAARAILDGHIVLSRDLADAGHYPAIDIEASISRAQPDLLTEEALERTRRFKYLYSRYMRSRDLLAVGAYVPGADVVLDEGVRLYPRMQGYLMQGMREQASLDAARDGLEGILG from the coding sequence ATGGATCGCATCGTCCGCCTGCGCGAATACCTCGCCGACTGTCGCCGCGCCACGGGCTGGGCGACGCCGATCGCCGCGAGCGGCCGGCTCACGCGGGTGTCGGGCCTGGTCATGGAAGCCGTCGGCCTGCGCATGCCGGTAGGCAGCCAGTGCCACATCCAGATTCCGGGCGGGCAAAGCATCGAGGCCGAGGTCGCGGGCTTCGCCGGCGACCGGCTATTCATCATGCCGGCTACCGACATCTACGGCGTGATGCCCGGCGCGCGCGTGGTGCCGGACAACCCGCTCGCCGCGCAGCCGCCGCGGCTCGGCATGCGCTACATCCCGCGCCGTCGCGCCCAGGACCGCGTGCGCCAGGTGCCGGTCGGCGACAGCCTGCTCGGACGCGTGCTTGACGGCGCGGGCCGCCCGCTCGACGGTATCGGCCCCTTGTCGCTCGAGCGCCGCGTGCCGCTCTACAGCCGGCCGATCAACCCGCTCGAGCGCGCGCCGATCCGCGAGACGCTCGACGTCGGCGTGCGCGCGATCAACGGCCTGCTGACCGTGGGACGTGGCCAGCGGCTCGGCCTCTTCGCCGGCAGCGGCGTTGGCAAGAGTGTGCTGCTCGGCATGATGGCGCGCATGACCGAGGCCGACGTCGTCGTCGTCGGCCTGATCGGCGAGCGCGGCCGCGAAGTCAAGGAGTTCATCGACCGCATCCTCGGCGCCGAGGGCATGGCGCGCGCCGTGGTGGTCGCGGCGCCGGCCGACCATCCACCGTTGATGCGGCTCAACGGCGCGGCCTACGCGATGTCGATCGCGGAATATTTCCGCGACCAGGGCAAGCACGTACTGCTGATCATGGATTCGCTGACGAGATATGCGATGGCGCAGCGCGAGGTCGCGCTGGCGATCGGCGAGCCGCCGGCGACCAAAGGCTATCCGCCGTCGGTATTCGCCAAGCTGCCGCAGCTCGCCGAGCGCGCCGGCAATGGCCGTAGCGGCAGCGGCTCGATCACGGCGTTCTTCACCGTGCTGATGGAAGGCGACGACCAGCAGGACCCGATCGCCGACGCCGCTCGCGCGATTCTCGACGGCCACATCGTGCTCTCGCGCGACCTTGCCGACGCCGGGCATTATCCTGCGATCGACATCGAGGCCTCGATCAGCCGGGCGCAGCCCGACCTGCTGACGGAGGAGGCGCTCGAGCGTACGCGCCGATTCAAATATCTCTATTCGCGCTACATGCGCAGCCGCGATCTGCTCGCAGTCGGCGCCTACGTTCCCGGCGCCGACGTCGTGCTCGACGAGGGCGTACGGCTGTATCCCCGCATGCAGGGCTACCTGATGCAGGGCATGCGCGAGCAGGCCTCGCTCGACGCGGCGCGCGACGGCCTCGAAGGGATACTCGGGTGA
- a CDS encoding flagellar export protein FliJ, with protein sequence MKPFALARVLQLAERRSETLARTVKLAHGVWLRARGHQVRLLALRDAHIGELASELRAGVSAAQLQQTSRLQRAQAAKMAAAQASIDNAHRAWQARLAEWMEVEQKVKALRLLEARHRAHAAVQQRRIEQRQHDELVELIHGRAGRGVR encoded by the coding sequence GTGAAGCCGTTCGCGCTCGCGCGCGTGTTGCAGCTGGCCGAGCGCCGCAGCGAGACGCTGGCGCGGACGGTCAAGCTCGCGCATGGCGTCTGGCTGCGCGCGCGCGGCCATCAGGTGCGGCTCCTCGCCCTGCGCGACGCCCACATCGGCGAACTTGCGAGCGAACTGCGTGCCGGCGTGAGCGCGGCGCAGTTGCAGCAAACCAGCCGCCTGCAGCGCGCGCAGGCCGCGAAGATGGCGGCGGCACAGGCGAGCATCGACAACGCGCACCGCGCGTGGCAAGCGCGGCTTGCCGAATGGATGGAGGTCGAGCAGAAGGTGAAGGCCTTGCGGCTGCTCGAGGCGCGCCATCGCGCCCATGCGGCAGTCCAGCAACGGCGCATCGAGCAGCGCCAGCACGACGAACTGGTCGAGCTGATCCACGGCCGCGCCGGGCGGGGGGTGCGCTGA